The genome window GCGGGAGAACCAGCCCAGCCTCCAGAAGCTCCCGATGAGCACCGCCGCCAGGAGAGCCATCCCTCCCAGGACGATGAAGTATGCCGGCCGCATCTTCAGCTCCGGCATGTACTCGAAGTTCATCCCGTAGATGCC of Gemmatimonadales bacterium contains these proteins:
- a CDS encoding CorA family divalent cation transporter, coding for GIYGMNFEYMPELKMRPAYFIVLGGMALLAAVLIGSFWRLGWFSRRGGGEAGAGERARRL